In the genome of Mercurialis annua linkage group LG8, ddMerAnnu1.2, whole genome shotgun sequence, the window ttatTTAAAACTACTCATAAACatacatcaactttcattttttcccaaattcatacatggtgttgacgtgtcactcattcattggtaaaaaatattacacctcagcaaattgcaccaatgaattAGTAccacgtcagcaccgtgtatgaatttgggaaaaaatgaaagttggtgtatgtttttgagaaattttaaagcatgtgattaaattgagaaaacatgtaaaattggtgaatttttatgactttATCCCTTTGAATATTCATGTATtgaggtttagggtttcattcggatATTGTATCTGGCTGCAttgcataaattatttatcatgcgatttattttaatcaatgtTCATTAGTAATtatgcgaactcactcagtttttacTGACCCGTTGTTTTTCACCCATTTAAGATAAATAGTATTTTGGCTTGATCAGACTTCCATTCCTTCTTCTGGAAGTCAATAATTTTTAATGTAAAGAAAACGCTATTTACTTCTAGAGCCGCAGTAGTTTAGTGCTCTGGTTTTGCTGTACAAACTCTGATTTTGAAACTACTACTGTTTGTATATTATTTATGGTTACTGTGTAGTAGTTGTTTAACTAAATGGTTATCGGGTATCACTGATACCGTGTTTGTGTATCATGATGTCGTTATATTTGTTACAGGGTGGTTTGTAATACTTGTTATTGGTGGTGTTGCTCTGTTTTAGATGTTATACTGCCAGTTTTTTCTGAAAACAGTTTCATAACTcatataatgtttttttaaaacgcgaaaaaattataatgaaatttaggcttgttacggatttcggagctaccactcccattccctagcgccggtctcggcccaagATCTCGGGCTGTGACAGTTTGTTATGTCCTTCTCAGCTGACTTCCACTCTCCCTGCTCATCTCGCAGCTTGGAGATACGATTTCGACGCTTTCTATCTGACGCCACATTATGGAAAAACTTAGAATTGGAACCTCCTGCCTTGAGCCAAAAAAATTTAGCTCGCTGTTTCCAGAACACTTCCTCTTCCTCTGGAAGATTATGAAGATCGGAGGTACACCTGATTAAGCCCCGAGCTCCTTCCTCATCAGCTCTATTCTGCATTGCCTCAATCTGGACCTTCTTAGCCTCTATTCTTTTAGAGAACTTTGGCATAATAGCTTTTCCCCATCCCTCCAAAGCTGCcgaagtagagcttatcctatTCAGAATTGGTGCGCACAACTCTAAATTCCATCCTGCCTCGACAACAGAACTACACTCTTTCCTTGTAACCCAACAGTTTTCAAACCTAAACCGACGATACCGACGAGAATGAGTCTCACCGACCAAAGACAGTAAAATTGGTTTATGATCTGACGTACTAATACTCAAGTTAGTCACAAAAGCATCGCGAAACATATCCCTCCAGTCGTTGTTACAAAGAGCTCGATCCAGTCTTTCCTGAACCCATCATGTCGAGCCTCTACCCCTTTCCCACGTAAAATCACAGCCTTTCGAACCAATATATGCCAAACCATTCTCGAAAACCGCATTACGAAACCCGTTAATCATCCACATTGGCTAATTTTACCCGCCTTTCTTCTCATTTCTCTCTCTTCAGAAGATCATTAATATCCCCAATAATACACCACGGCATCGAGTACTGCTTACTAAGATCTTTCAACAAATGCCAAGAATCTTTCCTGCGAAATCTCTCTGGAAACCCGTCGAACCCAGTTAGCCTCCATTTATTGACATTGGGACTACTAATTGTAACATCAGTAAAACTTGAGCACTTACTGTTAAGATCAACTTCAAACGACCCTTTCCACAAAAGAACAATCCCACCTCTATGGCCCACTTTATCCACACATAGCACACCATCGAACTCAATAGCAactttaatagtttttttttttggatgaatatataaaaaaaaattatatttgcattaagttgttaaaataataaaatagtgtagCAGCATAAATTTAATATGGTGACAATATTTCAGAATTAAAGATAGAGTTTGTGGTTGGAGAAAAacttgttattttcatataaaattatttcaatttagaGATGGATTGGATATGGATcatgttaattttgtttattgtcCATTAATTTCATAAGGAGACTCCTCAAGTGCTTTGGAGTTTCTATATCAACCGACTCCTTATAGGAGCAATCATCAAACTGAAAGAATAGAACAATTTATCAATAGAGCTGTCTAGCGATGCAGTGTTGCACAATCCAATAGAGCATATCAAGCATATTAACCATATTAACAGAGCTAAATGTTTCAAGGGTAAGACAAATCACATTTTAAGGGTTTCAAATCTATATATAAATCATATTAACATAGTAAGCAAAATCACATTAACAAGATAATCCAAATCACATTGTAAGGATTTTAATCTAATACATATCGCATTTAGGGGTTTAACCATATTAACTAAGCTAAATGTTCCAAATCTATATACAAATTGCATTTTATGGTTTCAAATCTAAATGACCAGACAAATTCACATTTGAGGGTTTCACTATTGCGACTGacatttcaaacatttaaaGGTTTATTAGCTAAATGTTCTCCAAAAACAAAGCACATTTGTATATATACGTGCACGTCTGTATGGGCATCTCCAAAATCGTCTTCCTAGATTCTTATCTATATAAGAAACATAATAAGTAGTTGTTCCAAAATGATTGCATAATTTAAGCGTAACTCAACTTAAAGAAGATATGTATGAGTAAGTTTCATTTGTGCCTGTAGCTTCAGGTACTTTGAACTCTCTTGGTGTACCAAACAACCGTTTACATTCTTCTAACATTAAAGTAGGGACGAGTTGAagagaaatgaaaagaaaaggaggagttgaagaaaaatgaaatggtaatgaaaaaaattaaaaattagggttcatgtttgagagaaaagagagatAGAACGATGGAGGCGGAAGAAagaaaatttagatttaatttgtaaGTAAGGAGCAAAACGGCGTAGTTTTGTTGTAAAAAAATGGAACGGTTCGTTTTAATTGAAACAGTACGTTTCAAATATGGCAACAAACGTGGCCTTTCCAGCTTCCAACTCAACAAAATTGTACCGGTAAAATATCGATGCatcgatttgccaaaattgCAAAATTTGTTGATGACAAtgccaagttttaaattttatattgtaattataaattaagtcAAATTCGTGAATTAATTTGGAAGTTACCCATGAAATTATGAAGATAGTTTGATAATTCTATTGTAAATTTGACAATAAATGTGGTGgttttttcccctttttatggGACAATAAAagtgtgtatttttttttatctttataggAGAGAGGGAGGAGTAGTTTATAAATTTAGTATGTTCGattaaaacaaaactaattcatttcatttgcaatttttatttaatataataaaaattgtaaaatctTAATAGCTTTAGCTAATAAATTATtacctaaaaaaaattagtgtcaACTAGTAAAGACAGAACTGCTAATTTTTAGAAATGTCTATGTGATGAGTGAACAAGGTACTATCAAATGCAGGCTTTTGTTGTTCTTGTGTTTGGAGATACAACTTTGAGAattttaggaaaaatactctgttttttaaagtatttacaaaTCCTACCTCACTTGTCAAAAGTTAGACAAAATACTCTTCATATtcagttttttatatttttactcttaaaagatatttttcttattttaatacctgaatctttcaaaaaaaatactcAAACTCCttataatgtttattttttactctCTGGATTTGCCATTGTTTTCATTCACAATGCTTTTAGGGCTCAGAAAATCTTTTATTAGATAAATAAGTTCCTTTCTTTTCACGATGATGCTTCCTCTAACGCCGCCGCCTCTGCCGTCCCTACGGTCGCTGCTGCCGTCCCTGGCTGTCGCCGCTCGCGTTTAAAGGATCCGATTTGGATCTAGATGGATCTGCAAGTACTAATTTTGCATTTGCTCATCCTCAAAAAGAAGACGATCACATTATTGAATCTCGCCGGCCGTCTACGGTGAGAGAAGGGAAGAGCGGTGGTCATAGAATGACCGAGATTGATGAAGCTGAGGTGAATGTAAAGTTTATGATTTCCTGTTTTGTATGAAAGTTGAATTTTCGGTTTGTTTctatgaaaacaaatataaagaaAATGGAGAGATAGGTATGTGTTGTAATAATGGTGGTTTTGATGGCTATTCAGATGGCAGAAGCACCAGTGCCAACCCCAACATGTGATGCCACTACTTGTTCccatattttttacatttttggaTGTTCTTGCTTTTTGGCttcttttgaattttatgttatgcaattttttttaatttttttgtcaaaaaaaggTATGgtaaaattatgataaggttatttGTATTTCTGATTAATTTCATGTTTtgaatttatatgttttaaaaatttattataaggttATAGTGAGATTATaataaaacacataaattaattttattatgataaGGTAAATGACGAGATTATGATAGTGTTATGATATTGAAAATGTTATgtaaatttttgtaaattacgtaaaataatttatgcaaaatttatgataaaattatgataaatttatgatattattataataaaactatgataaaatacctaaaatacttttacataataaaattatgacaaAGTTATAATAAGGTTATACTAATATTATGCTAATATTATAATagaattatgataatattattataaagcACGTAAATAATTTTGCATGgtaaaattatgataaggttatgctaatcttatgataataatatgataagtttatgataatatgacgataaggtacataaaataatttctcATAGTAAAATTATGATaggttatgataatgttatgataagttgcgataatattgtgataaagtcatgataaagttatgataaaatacgtaaaataaatttgcattgtaaaattatgataagattatgctaatgttatgataagtttatgataatatgatgataaggtacataaaataattttgcataGTAAAATTATGATGTTTTATgctaatgttatgataatgctATGAAAAGTTacgataatattatgataaagtcatgataaaattatgataaagtacgtaaaataaatttgcgtaataaaattatgataaggttatgattatattatgataatattatgatactttTACGGTAAGATTATAATAAGATTATCTAATTCTtcataaattacataaaataattatacaaaataataagaaatgttatgcaaaaattatgataaggtttattgataatattatgatatttatgataatatgataataaggttgataatattataataattataataaagtacgtaaaataaatttgcaatgatttatgattataatatgataaagttatgataatattatgatacatttatgataatattgtAACAAaagttatgataaaattatctaattctccataaattacataaattagtttatataaaaataatgagaaatgttatacaaaaattatgataaattattaataagattatgataaagttatgataatattataataatattgatAAGAATATGATAAACCATGTAAATAATTTtgcataataaaattatgataatattatgataaagtacataaaataatttgtataataaaattatgataatgataaatttatgattagattataataatgataatatgatgataatattGTGACACTgtcatgataatataatgacAGTTTTTTGTATTAGTCATGgtaaaagtataataatattatgcaaaaattatggtagaaaattaataaaaacatctaatattttaaataaaataattatatttatagttaaattaagaataaagaaaaaaattaaataaagatataaatCTGCATAATCCAATCATatgtaaaaataatgaaaaaaaaaacgataaaCAAATAATAAGAGAAATCAACGAATTAATTTGTGgaatattatcaaaaaaatatcaattaattaattctgTTTAATTTAGTACTCAAGATTATTTTTTGAGTGCAGGTGTTGtaattaatcaattttcttTAAGTTTGTAGctagtaattaatttttgagTGTAGGACATGTAGGTGTCTTGTGTGTGCAAGTGGTGACATGAGAGAGAAAAAGTCATGTCAGAGCATGTGTTATTTGTTGAGAGTAATATCACAAATATTTATATGCGGAGagtaaaaatattaagttaataaaaatgtGAGGTATTTTTTGTGAGATTTCCGTTGTGaggtaaaatatataaatattttgttattcTAGGTAAATAAGTAAACTTCTCTACAACTTTCTATACTTAAATGGATGGGATTTTTACATAATTACCTTTTTTAATAGGTTCatttgtatttaaattattttttcaattgtttGGCAACATTACGATTTTCGAGAAGAAGTACTTGCATTTATACTCTCTTTTTTCCAATCTTACCAGGTCAACAAATTGTCCATGTCCCTAGCCTCTGCCATATTTTAAATCGTATCAATACTCCAGTACACAATCTttcttaatatttaatattttatgcttAATGTATAAGTTGCATGCGTTTAATATTTAAGTGAACTTCTCATTAAAGTTTTACTTTTTGAGTGTCATAATCTCATCTTTAGATGCAGAACTcatctaatttaatattttcaactgttttattttatttttttatactaaattacATGATTTGGTAAAATAATAGCTATCTTTCGTCTAAAATAAGATAATTATATGAGGTTATATAGTATGTATTAATGATAATATTGCATTaatcttattttattataactaaTTGTCAAGTCAAAATATATGCAAAGTTCAGTTTTTAAACAAGATTTTTCGGAAttgataaatcaaataaaaagaaaaagaatgttATCTAATTGTAAGTTAGTAAAGAAAGTCAAAAATGAGAAAACCAAAAggaatttgaattttataacttaaatggCTCAGTTGAGATCAAAAAATCATCagctaattataaataattatactatcatataattatttgatcATTCGCGTCGCTTTCCGTTACATTTTGAAGGATTCTTGGTTGATTTTTGTTTGCTCATCGGTAGCTCTTTGATTCATTTTTATTAGCCGATTATTAGTTGTTCTTTGCTTTATTAGAGATAGTTTAGCAGTTGATCATTGGTGACTCATTGGTGGCTCATTAATTGCTCTTTGTACTTgttgtattttacttttattttggtttattttagttaatgatTCAGTTTTAAAGTGTTTGAATACAGTTACAATTGTTTAATAATATTCTTTACGTTTataacaatttttatattatggaaacTGTCTTcatatgaataaatattttaaaataaatgaaaattaatcattaaaataattatacaaaaaaaaattatgatgaaaataaatttaaaatgttaaattaaaaaaaaaagctaaaatgCCAGGTATATGCATATAAGATataattgtttaaattaaaaaaaattgaaagtgaaatAAGGTTTGACTATAGGAGACAAGTgtctaattaacaaaaattaaagaaacaaatgtttaattattaaagacAAATGTCTATAATTAGCGAACAGGTGTCTAAATACAAAAAATTCAAgtaaaatatatgtataaaatgataaaatttaataaataacattaatcATGTAgcgatttatttaatttgaacttataaaaaatgaatttattttaatatttattacgTTAATAAAAttgcataataataaaattaaaaatttactacaaatgaaatcataatatatatatatatatatatataagaaaataaaaatatgttttgacgaaaatttaaaaatttttgtaagaaataaaaaagttagcacacaaaaaaattaaaaatctatattgatttaataatattaaaatgaaaaagataaatattataCATAGTAGATGTACGATGTAATATAAGAGATACACACTAACAATGATAGAAACAACAGGTGTTAAGAAAAGGCATAATTTTAcaaagaaaaagacaaaaagaaGCAcgattgtatatttatatttcatgAGAGTAGTTTTGCAAAGTCTAGCAAAATAAGAGTATACAGCGTTATTTCCTCTAAATGCATTTGGGATCATAGATGGACCGAACTGCTAGCAAGTCAGCTTGGCATATGGCTCCATAAGAGCACGGTTCATATTTGTTTGTATCATAAACAAACcgaatacaaatttaatttatgttcaTTTATTTAGACAAACTGAACATGAACATACTTGTTTATATTCACGAACAACTCGTTTAATTGTTCGTGAATGGGCTCGATTAAAAGTTTGTTAACGAGCTTGTATAAGAGCTCAATAAAATGTTCATGAACCAACTCATACAAAAACTCGATAAAAAATTGACAAACTAAAATCgtatttaaattaaacataaaatattttttaatacacTAAAActatattgttttaaataacaTTGCATAGTTTTGATTTAGAAAAAACAAAGCTACATTGTTTGTTCTTATCTACTAAACAAATGCTCACGAGGAGTTCGTCAAGGTACGAACACAGGTTGAACATAAACTAAACGTgaacactataaattttaaatgaatcgAATATGAACACCTTATTTAAATCGCGAATGAATATGAACCAAACATGAACACTTCATTCATataacgagccgaacatgaacaccttaaAGCTCGGCTCAATTCGTTTACAGCCTTGAAGGCATTTACCATATCACCATTCTCCTGGAACATCAATGCAACTTTAAGTgcagaaaataataaatttcaagaGCCAAGAGAAAAGGATTTGGCCTGCCAGTCAGGAGTGAAACTCAGCAAAGCACAGCATTGGTATATGCAAGAAAGTATAAACATATGCACTTCGATATTTAGTCAAGATAATAATATTGGACATttcgaaataattcaaaaacacagaatacaacaaaacaaaaccacaaGCCATATATTTGTAACCTCATCAGTGAGAAGCAGAGGAACTATTGAAGATAAGCTAGAATCCAGCCCATCCAGCAGGTTGGTTAGCTGCCTGACTCTCCATAATCTTTGTCCTGC includes:
- the LOC126661692 gene encoding uncharacterized protein LOC126661692, with amino-acid sequence MFRDAFVTNLSISTSDHKPILLSLVGETHSRRYRRFRFENCWVTRKECSSVVEAGWNLELCAPILNRISSTSAALEGWGKAIMPKFSKRIEAKKVQIEAMQNRADEEGARGLIRCTSDLHNLPEEEEVFWKQRAKFFWLKAGGSNSKFFHNVASDRKRRNRISKLRDEQGEWKSAEKDITNCITYKIEMPPSP